The following coding sequences are from one Asterias amurensis chromosome 8, ASM3211899v1 window:
- the LOC139940534 gene encoding phospholysine phosphohistidine inorganic pyrophosphate phosphatase-like produces MADRPAWCFDIDGVLLDISGVLYDSGGEGDGTPIQGSIDAVKRLKASPLKVRFCTNETQCTRQYLVDKLVRLGFPISLDEVFSPAPAACQVIKRKSLHPYLLVHPDAVPDFSEFDLTLPPDCVIIGDAADAFTYDNMNKAFQVLISQENPVLISMGKGRYYKEKDGLMMDVGGFMTALEFAAGCKAEVVGKPDQGFFLGALQDMQVPVEKAVMIGDDILNDIGGAQRSGIKGVQVRTGKFRPEDESQSVVTPDGFVDNLAQAVDLILGN; encoded by the exons ATGGCGGACAGGCCAGCATGGTGTTTTGACATCGATGGAGTTTTACTTGATATATCGGGTGTTTTGTACGACAGCGGCGGTGAAGGTGATGGAACACCAATACAAGGATCAATTGATGCTGTTAAAAG ATTGAAAGCATCTCCTCTTAAAGTGAGATTCTGTACTAATGAGACCCAGTGTACTCGTCAGTATCTTGTCGACAAACTCGTAAGATTAGGATTTCCGATCAGCCTAGATGAAGTCTTCTCCCCAGCTCCAGCGGCGTGTCAAGTCATCAAACGGAAATCTTTACATCCCTATCTGCTCGTTCATCCAG ATGCAGTACCGGACTTCTCTGAGTTTGATTTGACGTTACCACCAGACTGTGTTATAATCGGAGATGCTGCCGATGCGTTTACCTATGATAATATGAACAAGGCCTTCCAAGTTTTGATCAGCCAAGAAAACCCTGTTTTGATCTCCATGGGAAAGGG acgTTACTACAAGGAGAAAGATGGTTTGATGATGGATGTTGGGGGTTTCATGACAGCACTTGAG TTTGCAGCAGGATGCAAAGCAGAAGTAGTTGGCAAACCGGATCAGGGTTTCTTCCTTGGTGCACTTCAAGACATGCAGGTCCCCGTAGAAAAG GCAGTTATGATTGGAGATGATATATTAAACGATATCGGTGGAGCTCAACGATCTGGAATAAAAGGAGTTCAAGTCAGGACTGGGAAATTCAG ACCTGAAGATGAGAGTCAGTCTGTAGTCACACCAGATGGGTTTGTAGACAACTTGGCGCAAGCTGTTGATTTAATACTCGGGAACTGA